GTTGCGCCGTCTGTCATCACATAGGTGCCAGAAAGATCCGATTGCACAATTTCATAGGAAGCAGTATAGCCATGACCCACGGATAATTTTCCGTAGTTATCATGTTCTACAAAGGCTTCGGCTTTGCGAGCATTGAATGTGGTTGGGTTTGGAGACCCTACGCCTAAATCAATAGAATCACTAGAGTTGGGAGAGAAGCCGGCTTCGAAGTTTGTGCCAAGCTTCAATTTTTTAGAGAGCGAAGCCAATCCTTCGAATCGTACTCTTGAGTTTGAATTAGCATTGTCCACGTGGGTGAGGCGACTGTTGGTACCATTATTCCCATATAGGATTGCCCGGTTTACATGACCGCTAATACGCAATTGAACTTTATCATTACCGGACGTTGTGATGGCTTTCGGAATTTCGAGGCCAGAGTTTTTGGGTTCTGGTTGGGCCGCAGGTGCTGCTGCAGGTTTTGCAGTTTCAGCTGTTGTTTTTATGTCCTGGGGTTTCGGTGCCGATTGGTTTTTTTCCAGTTCATTGATGCGTTGCATCAGAGTTTGAACTTGTTCCTTAAGAACGGCAATTTCGTGGGCCGTATCAATTCCATAAAGGGGTGACGTGGATAAGACTATCCAGGGTGCAATAAAAACGCCACGCTTCATAAGTGTTATCCCTGTTTCTTAAAATTTATTTTAGTTTGTAATAAAATACAGGTTTATGAAAACAAGCTCAAGGATTTATTCTTTAGAGAATTTTTAAGCCTAATTCACGAAAAGTTTTGAGTAATTCTTCGGGTAAAGGAGCTTGGACTTGAATTTGTTTTGCTGTTGGCCCCGTAAAACTAATTTGACGG
The sequence above is drawn from the Candidatus Nucleicultrix amoebiphila FS5 genome and encodes:
- a CDS encoding porin, which translates into the protein MKRGVFIAPWIVLSTSPLYGIDTAHEIAVLKEQVQTLMQRINELEKNQSAPKPQDIKTTAETAKPAAAPAAQPEPKNSGLEIPKAITTSGNDKVQLRISGHVNRAILYGNNGTNSRLTHVDNANSNSRVRFEGLASLSKKLKLGTNFEAGFSPNSSDSIDLGVGSPNPTTFNARKAEAFVEHDNYGKLSVGHGYTASYEIVQSDLSGTYVMTDGATAEFFAGGITFFNVNGSKGPSIGQVFQGMDGLRRDNRLRYDTPQMRGFKLSSSHVQGDMGDIALRYAGEIAKTQIQGGIAFANDRKGSKSNQTSGSISFLHACGLSLTLGAGNRSYKSFANRKRQGFMGYIKGGYQMKYFTWGPTSVAVDFAKGAHIFADNYVTHIWGAYLVQNVDPAATELFIGARKHQLFSPGQRYKDIFAVMSGARIKF